A window from Clostridiales bacterium encodes these proteins:
- a CDS encoding Gx transporter family protein: protein MRNKFLLRLTRISVFTAVALVMHYLESLLPPLLAFAPGSKIGLSNIITLSAIIFLGYFDAFAVLIVRCVLASVFGNVFGLIYSLGGGICAFAVMSLLYRFACPKISVIGISVLGAVAHNITQTFIAAAIVQQINLIIILPLMLIASVIAGVFVGIVVYFLVKYLPLNLFIDNNNTNLSKEQINKIFEE from the coding sequence ATGAGAAACAAGTTTTTGCTAAGGCTTACGAGAATTTCAGTTTTTACGGCGGTTGCGCTTGTGATGCATTATCTTGAGAGTTTGCTTCCGCCTTTGCTTGCTTTCGCGCCCGGCTCAAAAATAGGGCTGAGCAACATAATAACCCTTTCGGCTATAATCTTTTTGGGTTATTTTGACGCTTTCGCGGTCTTGATAGTAAGGTGCGTTTTAGCTTCTGTTTTTGGCAATGTCTTCGGGCTTATATACTCGTTGGGCGGGGGTATCTGCGCGTTTGCGGTAATGTCGCTGCTTTATAGGTTTGCCTGTCCAAAAATCAGCGTTATAGGAATAAGCGTATTGGGCGCCGTAGCCCATAACATAACGCAAACATTTATCGCCGCGGCCATAGTCCAACAAATCAACCTAATTATTATATTGCCGTTGATGCTGATAGCTTCCGTAATCGCGGGCGTTTTTGTCGGGATTGTGGTGTATTTTTTGGTAAAGTATTTGCCGCTGAACTTGTTTATTGATAATAACAATACAAATCTATCCAAAGAACAAATAAATAAAATTTTTGAGGAGTAA
- a CDS encoding NusG domain II-containing protein: protein MNEQKVRKIKSSRPFALWDIIVFALLAVAVITFMALSLNIKEEGSIVRVYVNNQFFADYDININGQYDITNSEGDVLMVLVIQDKKVWAQNSTCPDHICEMTKISYAPQQIICLPNNVHITILGPSDIDIIVG from the coding sequence ATGAACGAACAAAAAGTCCGAAAAATTAAATCGTCGCGTCCATTCGCCTTATGGGACATAATAGTTTTTGCCCTTTTGGCCGTTGCGGTCATAACTTTTATGGCGCTAAGCCTAAACATAAAAGAAGAAGGCAGTATAGTAAGGGTGTATGTCAATAACCAATTTTTTGCCGATTATGATATTAACATAAACGGACAATATGATATAACTAACTCAGAGGGCGATGTCTTGATGGTTTTGGTAATACAAGACAAAAAAGTATGGGCGCAAAATTCTACCTGCCCCGACCATATATGCGAAATGACCAAAATCAGTTACGCGCCCCAACAAATTATTTGCCTTCCTAATAATGTCCATATCACAATATTAGGTCCAAGCGATATAGACATAATAGTGGGTTAG